A region from the bacterium genome encodes:
- a CDS encoding 4Fe-4S binding protein, with translation MKQNQNNDCQQTNHRVFGSGMAIHPITPKRIEQHKGKLIFFYEWCKKCGICVYICPTKALAAKKDGTPYMADESKCTLCSLCWRICPDFAIMKNPNWEEPKDAPK, from the coding sequence CAAAATAATGACTGTCAGCAGACCAACCATAGAGTATTTGGTTCAGGAATGGCTATTCATCCAATTACTCCTAAAAGAATCGAACAGCATAAAGGGAAACTAATATTTTTCTATGAGTGGTGCAAAAAGTGTGGTATCTGCGTTTATATTTGCCCCACCAAAGCACTGGCGGCAAAAAAAGATGGGACACCATATATGGCTGATGAATCAAAGTGCACTTTGTGCAGTCTTTGCTGGAGAATTTGTCCCGATTTCGCAATAATGAAAAATCCTAACTGGGAGGAACCAAAAGATGCCCCTAAATAG